A stretch of DNA from Parvularcula bermudensis HTCC2503:
GAGCGTGCTGTCACTGCCGGCCCATGCCGCCGGCACCGGCATGCCCTGGGAAGGCCCGCTCGACCAGATCCTGCAATCCATCGAAGGCCCTGTCGCCCGGATCGTGGCGGTGATCATCATCACGCTCACCGGCCTGACACTCGCCTTCGGGGAGACGTCCGGCGGGTTCCGCAAGCTGATCCAGATCGTGTTCGGCCTGTCGATCGCCTTTGCGGCGACCAGCTTCTTCCTGACCTTCTTCTCCTTCGGCGGCGGCGCGGTGCTCTAGTGCTGGACGGCTACGAGATCCCCCTCCACCGCTCGCTTGCCGAGCCCATCCTGATGGCGGGCGCGCCGCGCTCGGCCGCCATTGCCATCGGGACGATTGCAGCAGCTTTGGCCCTCGGCCTCCGGCTCTGGATACCGGGCCTCGTCGTCTGGGTGGCGGGGCACTCGCTCGCTGTCCTCATGGCCCGGTCCGACCCGGACTTCCTGGCCGTCGCAATCCGGTCGGCCCGCCATAAGGAACACCTTTCATGCTGAACCTCTCTGAATACGCGACCCGGCAGGCCAGTCTTGCCGATTTCCTCCCCTGGGCGTGCCTGGTCGCGCCGGGCGTCGTCCTCAACAAGGACGGCGCCTTCCAGACCAGCTTCCGCTATAGGGGCCCCGACCTTGAAAGCTCGACGGAAGCCGAACTCGTTGCGGTCACCGCTCGGGTCAATAATGTGCTCCGCCGGTTCGGGTCCGGCTGGGCGCTCTTCTTCGAAGCGGTGCGGGCGGAAGCGGTCTCGCTGGAAGAGAGTGAGTTTGCATGCGCTGCCGCCTGGCTGATCGAGCAGGAACGCCGCGCAGCCGCCGAGGAGACCGGCGCCCGCTTCGAGAGCGCCTATTACCTCACACTACTCTGGCTGCCGCCCGCCGATGCGACGGGGCAGGCCGAAAAGGCCCTGATCGAGCGGCCCGAAAAGCGTGACGGCGAGGACTGGCGCCAGCGGCTGGAGCACTTCCAGACACGCGCGGCGCAGACACTCGATTTGCTGTCGACTGCATTGGACGAGATCCATCCGCTCTCGGATGAAGAGACCCTCACCTACCTTCATGCTTGCATCTCGTCGAAGCGGCATGCCGTGTCGGTTCCGGAACTGCCGGTCTTTCTCGATGCGGTGCTGGCCGATGAGAGTTTTGCGGGCGGGCTCGAGCCGCGGATTGGCGAGGCGCATCTAGCGACGCTGACCCTGCTTGGCTTTCCGGCCTCGACCCTGCCCGGCATGCTGGATGAGCTGAACCGGCTTGGCTTCTCCTATCGCTGGACGACGCGCTATATCGCGATGGACAAGGCCGAGGCCGAAAAGCTCCTCGCCAAGAAGCGCCGGCACTGGTTCGCCAAGCGCAAATCCGTTGGAGCCGTCCTTCGAGAGACGCTTTTCAACGAACAAGCCGCGCTTCTCGACAATGATGCCGACAACAAGGCGGCCGATGCCGATGCGGCGTTGCAGGAGCTTGGCTCTGATCTTGTCTCCTATGGCTATGTCACCACCACGCTGACCTTAATGGGGTCCTCGCGTGAGGAAGTCGAGGAGCGCACCCGCGCCGTCGAACGCGTGATCAATGGGCGCGGGTTCACGACGATCCGCGAGACGCTGAACGCCGTCGAAGCCTGGCTTGGCTCCCTGCCGGGACATGTCTATGCCAATGTCCGCCAGCCGATCCTGCATACGCTGAACCTTGCCCATCTTGTTCCGATATCTTCGGTCTGGGCGGGCGATGCCTGGAACGATCATCTGTCCGATCGCGCGCTAATCGAAGCGCAGACCGAAGGCACGACGCCGTTCCGGCTTAACATGCATGTCGGCGATGTCGGCCATACGCTGATCATTGGGCCGACAGGCTCCGGCAAATCGGTACTCCTGTCGCTGCTGGCGGCGCAATGGCAGCGCTATAGCGATGCGCAGGTGTTCCTCTTCGACAAGGGACGATCCGCGCGGGCGGTGACGCTCGCCATGGAAGGCACCTGGCTGCCGCTGGCGGGCGATGAGCGTCCGGCATTGCAACCGCTTCGGGATATCGACACCGACCGCGGCGCAAGCTTTGCCGCAGACTGGCTGCTCGGGCTGATCGAAGCCGAGGGCGTGACCGTTACGCCGGACCTGAAGTCCGTCTTGTGGGACGCGGTGCGATCGCTGTCGTCAGCACCAGTCGCAGAGCGCACACTGACCGGGCTCAGCCTCATTCTGCAATCGGATAAGCTGAAAGCGGCGCTCCATCCGTACACGCTGGAAGGGGCCTATGGGCACCTACTCGACAGCGATGCGGAAGCCCTCGACCTTTCTGCGGTTGCCTGTTTCGAGATGGACGAGCTGATGCAGACGCCATCTGCGGTCGCGCCGGTCATCACCTATCTCTTCCACAGGCTGGAAGACCGGTTCTATGGCCGCCCGACCCTGCTCATTCTCGATGAAGCCTGGCTGTTCCTTGATCATCCGGTGTTCGCAGCGCGCCTCCGCGACTGGCTTAAGACGCTTCGGAAAAAGAACGTCGCCGTCGTGTTTGCGACCCAGTCGCTTGCCGACATTGAAGGGGCGTCCATTGCGCCCGCCCTGATCGAATCCTGCCC
This window harbors:
- a CDS encoding TrbC/VirB2 family protein, with amino-acid sequence MFYDQIKALNRSLQAGVLLTSVSVLSLPAHAAGTGMPWEGPLDQILQSIEGPVARIVAVIIITLTGLTLAFGETSGGFRKLIQIVFGLSIAFAATSFFLTFFSFGGGAVL
- a CDS encoding VirB3 family type IV secretion system protein — encoded protein: MAGAPRSAAIAIGTIAAALALGLRLWIPGLVVWVAGHSLAVLMARSDPDFLAVAIRSARHKEHLSC
- the trbE gene encoding conjugal transfer protein TrbE produces the protein MLNLSEYATRQASLADFLPWACLVAPGVVLNKDGAFQTSFRYRGPDLESSTEAELVAVTARVNNVLRRFGSGWALFFEAVRAEAVSLEESEFACAAAWLIEQERRAAAEETGARFESAYYLTLLWLPPADATGQAEKALIERPEKRDGEDWRQRLEHFQTRAAQTLDLLSTALDEIHPLSDEETLTYLHACISSKRHAVSVPELPVFLDAVLADESFAGGLEPRIGEAHLATLTLLGFPASTLPGMLDELNRLGFSYRWTTRYIAMDKAEAEKLLAKKRRHWFAKRKSVGAVLRETLFNEQAALLDNDADNKAADADAALQELGSDLVSYGYVTTTLTLMGSSREEVEERTRAVERVINGRGFTTIRETLNAVEAWLGSLPGHVYANVRQPILHTLNLAHLVPISSVWAGDAWNDHLSDRALIEAQTEGTTPFRLNMHVGDVGHTLIIGPTGSGKSVLLSLLAAQWQRYSDAQVFLFDKGRSARAVTLAMEGTWLPLAGDERPALQPLRDIDTDRGASFAADWLLGLIEAEGVTVTPDLKSVLWDAVRSLSSAPVAERTLTGLSLILQSDKLKAALHPYTLEGAYGHLLDSDAEALDLSAVACFEMDELMQTPSAVAPVITYLFHRLEDRFYGRPTLLILDEAWLFLDHPVFAARLRDWLKTLRKKNVAVVFATQSLADIEGASIAPALIESCPTRIFLPNERALEPTAQAIYRRFGLNDRQIDILAKAIPKRDYYYTSPHGCRLFELGVGDVALAFCGAASPADQKLMDGLLEADAETGFARGWLELKQLGWAADLLAGQPDAPLPQIAAE